TGACTGGTGACCAAAGTGTTTGTGAGATCAACAAAGGAAATGAACAAAAGTAGAGTATTTGAATATAGGACTACATTTGGGTTATATAGACACACAGGGtgtaaattaaatgtttatttgtttaggTACCCTATACAGCTGTAGTTACCTTACATACTTATTCTCCTTagttaaaataatgaaagtgaCAGCACAGATGTGTGATTTCATTTCAGTAGAATCTGATATATTACACCTGCAACAGTGATGTCATGTTTAAAACTGTCCCTGCCTAGATCTAAATTGAAGTCAAGTCTTGCTAGGGGTTGTGTGTGACAGCAACAGAAAGGTTACAGAACAGGGTGTTCCATTTGTCTCCTACCTGTGTCAGATTGAATTTCCCGTTATCTAAGAGCTAGTTTGGGATATGCTAAAATAACACAGTGGCAGTCTGGGTTATTGCCCCAAGAAGTGAATTGAATGACTCCCACAGAGCTGATCCTGTTAGATAAGGCCATGTAAGAAGAGTTCCTCTGCATGACATTGCTAGTGATTGATACATTGAAGCTATCTTTATCTGTAAAATTGGGGAtttcccttctgtttcttcaggaaaatatttaggatttttttctctgttgccATAGCTGCAAATTCAAGTGAAGATAACTCATTTCAGACAACAATAAatttatcaataaaaatattctctttcttgtttgccacaaaaaaaaaaaaaaaagggaagataaatacatgtttttctCTGCATATGAGTCTTTTACACCATTCTATCATTATGTGATATGCAGGTAATAACGCTCTTTGATCACCAGCCCATTATGTGCTagttttagaaattattaattattttgaattaattgcACTTTCCAGGGATTATGTTGCCTTTTGGTGAGGGCATTGTCTTGACCAGGAAATATGAAAGCATGTTGTTGAACTTTTTCCCAATGCCAAGATAGAGTAACACATTTTTGGTGTTGTAAGTGCTCCCATAtgcttcagaaataattaaatttttattgacTATTTGGCCTGGCTCCTAAAGATGAATATCCTTCAGATGCTAAACATTTGATGCATTTGAAGTTTGGGGAAGCTTCTCTTCGCTCCATGGGAAATATGGATGCAGCAGGACTAAGCCAATCTTAGTTTCTTGATATGGTTGGCCAACAAAGGACAGGAGAGAGAGGCAGGGTTCTTTAAAAGAGCTGCCAGTGTCACATATATCAACTTTTCTGTTCAGGTTCTGCTTAGGATTCAAAGAAAGACCAgttctgcacaaaaaaaaacaactttaaagaTGGATTGAGCCATTTATTATCCAGAGGAAGCCTATACACTTGTAAATTGAAATAATGTGGATGTAAGCAGATGGTTCCATTTTCCTCCCCTCATTAACCCCATTAACATAGGTAACAAGCATTATCTGAGAATTTTCACCAGACACAGCTAGTTCTGTATACAGGAAAAATTCttaacaatttttctttcccctccctccctccttccctccctcccttcctttcttctgcacctccttctgcccttccttcctctcactttttctctcttgctgatTTTATTCCACATTCCATAATTTGATCAAGGCAATGAAGAATCTCAAAGATTGTCTTATTAGATGATATTGACATTCCACAGAGGAAGTGATCAGATGACAGCTGCTGTTGCAGTGCTAACTCTAAAATGATGATATTTCTTTCCCCACCTAGTCCTAGCCAAGATCaatgttaatttcttttgctgatGCATTTAGTTTGAGAGGAGAAGCTATCTCAATTTCAGATGGAAGACTGTCTCTTAGTGAGATCAAACATCTGAGTCCACCTGCcaagaaatgcaggaaagaaatcaaCACACAGTgaattttcatctatttttgtttttatttcctgctattCATGAGAACCAGGAATGCAGATTAGACTCCACCATCCATCGAGAGGCATGTGTTTGCAAGGCTTCTGCTACTTTTTGGAGAACACCCATCCCCTTGCAGCTTTTGGCCAAACCTTTTGTTCTCTGCAGGCCTTGGGTAATTTATCTGTGACTCATCTTTGGCAAGGGAATCCCAGGCTTGTTGGAGAAGCCTGGGAGGGTTCATGGTGATTTATGGACTCTGAAGATGAATGCCCCCTGTTTTCCTGTCTCAAATTCTCACTCCATATTTGCCCTCTGTTCAGCAAAATCTCTGAAAAGCCTTATATTAATAGGAGCTTCATTGTCTCTTGATGATTCAGCTGGTCAAACGACAAACAGGGCAGAGAAAGGTTTGCAAGCTGGCTGAAGTGCAAATTGAGGCAATCTGAAGGAACGATGTGGTGAGAGAAAAGATGACATGCATTCCTCTGCAGGGATAGGGCAGGTTCAGTGTTGAATATCTGTGGATAGACCAGATACTGGAAGGAGACTGTGGAAACCATTCAAACCACTGGCAAATCTCATAAAAAGGTTCCTTACTGGGGTTGCCTGCCACCTTGTTACCCCAGAACAGCTGTTGCAAAGCGCATGCATAAACTCACCCCGGCTATTGCAAGCACATTTTCTGCAAGGTGAAAGGTTTGGCATCTGGAAGTGTCAGAAAGGAGTCTCTTGCCATAAATCACACCAGAAAGCACTCAAATTTGACAAGTGCCTTGAGAGCACTTATATGTTCACCCTAAATTCCATTATCAAAGAGTAGCCCTTCAGACTTTAAACTCCTACAATACAGCACATCTGACATAGGAGGATGCACTAGTGGGGAGCTGAATGCCAGGAGTGTCCTTGACACCTGAGGACAGACAAGGGCTGGCACAAATTGGGCTGCATGaatttcctgtgctctgctccaaGAATGAAGGGGCTTTGGCTTCACTCAGATGcaaaagccttttatttttccccctccaccTGTCCCTTTCACTGCCCAGGTCCCAGCAGCGGAttcagctgagagcagagccaggagctcctgggtATGAGCTCTCTGCTCTGCGCTCACGGCTGTCCAGGACTGAGGACTGATAATCAGACATCTCATGCTTCATTCTTAAGGGTAAGGGAAATATGTTTTGTAAGTATTTCCTCAGCATCTAGCATTTCTTGTCtaatcagaaaggaaaacactgtgGCACCTCCATTCCTGGGATAGTCACCAATGGTCACAAAATtcttccatatatttttttcttactgaaatgCTTCCATAAATAAACAAGCCTCcataaaacagcaggaaaaatccaCTCCCAGTGAGACTCCATGGAGGCAGTGTGAGAGGATGACAGTGTCTGAAAGGTGGGGATAAGAAGCTGCCCCCCGCTTGCTCACGCAGACAGCTGTCTCTGCCCAGTTCACTTCTCCTGGTGATTTATGAAGCCCTTTGATCAGAATCGAGTTTTAATTGCCTGAACTGCAGAATCTAACACATGCTTCATCAAGTCAAAGGTAGAGCCTCTTCTTGATGCCTTGCTCGTCTTTTCCATGGATCCAAGCTCTGTAAGATTTTAGGAATCTACCCAATCCCTAACTCAATCTTTCAAACAGTCATTGGCTCAAGAAttgaaagaggagagagagagagagagagagagagagagagagagaaagagagagaaagaaaagaaaaaagagaaaagaagaaatttgtctgattttttaaatacccTCAAGTTCCCCAACCCATCCATCCCAAGGTCTCAAGAAGAGGCCCCGGAaaggggaagaaggggaaaaccCTCCTGGTGGGGTGCTTGGGGAAGCCCTTCTATCAGGCACGGAGCTAGGGAAAGCCCAGCCGGTGGGGACAGATGCTGGGGGATCCCTCCCGGTGGGATCGGATCCCGGGGAAACCCTCCCTGCATGGGAGCACCCcgtccagcagagctgggtcccctgcaggggctggctgctcaccccatccctgggggaGCAGGTATCGTGTTACCGCTGGGCAGGCAGAAGAAAGGCGAGTGTCAGGCACTGTCACGTATTATTAGTACTCTTTCTCCCCATTAAAGCCGTGCCTTTGAGCAAAGGGGTTTCTTTTATGTTCTCCTCCACCAATACTCTGACAGAACTCCTAAAACTCAGGAATTTTCCAAATCAAAGAGTTAATCATTATCCTTCTGTCCGTTTCCCCCCTCTTTGCCACACACGCTATACCCCAAACTGCTTAAACTGTCATTATCCCCAGCACAGATGCCTGTTTAAATTCTTGATTCAAGCTGGAGGACATTTAATAGCTGACTGGATTAAATATTGCAGACTCCAGCCCAAAATCTCTTTGAAAATACAGGTCGAGGAACTATGTCTAAATTCTCTGGATGAAAACTGATCTATGATATATGTTTTAAGTTCAGATCTGAGGACTGGGAGAAGGGGGGAAGGGAGTCTGTTCTGGATCTGGTTTATATTGGTGTAAAAACCTTGAAGTTGAAAGGTGTTTCAGGATGCTTAGAGagggagaaagacagaaagaaggagggaaggagggaaggaNNNNNNNNNNNNNNNNNNNNNNNNNNNNNNNNNNNNNNNNNNNNNNNNNNNNNNNNNNNNNNNNNNNNNNNNNNNNNNNNNNNNNNNNNNNNNNNNNNNNNNNNNNNNNNNNNNNNNNNNNNNNNNNNNNNNNNNNNNNNNNNNNNNNNNNNNNNNNNNNNNNNNNNNNNNNNNNNNNNNNNNNNNNNNNNNNNNNNNNNNNNNNNNNNNNNNNNNNNNNNNNNNNNNNNNNNNNNNNNNNNNNNNNNNNNNNNNNNNNNNNNNNaaagaaagaaagaaagaaagaacctCATCAATTAGCTAATCTTTCTTCATGGGAAATTGATATCTTTTCCATCGCAAGTAATTAACTCTGAAGCATGGCAAAGTACTTTGAAAGTGCTGAGGTTCCATGGAGGAATTAGCCGCCTGTTTGAAATTAACACTAATTTGGCTCTTACATCAACAACCCCTTTGTAGACAGCGTCTCACTCAGTCACTAAACATGTTTGATAGCTCTATGGTTCAGAAGtgagtgtatgtgtgtgtttgtagcTGTGTTCAgaatttatacatttatacattttcACACGCAAAGGAAAGCtttattccttttcaaattCTGACACAAATGTGAAagccattttccttttgttttctaaattgcattaaaaaatacaatacaaatCAACATTTGCTGAAAATCATTATATCAGCTGACTATTCTGAGTCCATCAGTTACAGCATAAATAGATAAGAAATTAagcggggggggggggggggaagaggACTCCAGTCCTTTAAATAAAAGGACtcctttatttgaaaaaactttaaacatttttacagGATCATGTGATTGGGACTCAAAGGCAATAAATCTAGATTAAGAATCCCTAAGGGTTTTTAGACTGATGTTATCTATTATGGATAGCACCTCAGTCTATTTATCTGCATTATATACTCCTGCATTGTCACTCTAAAAGCTTAGTGCTTGATGCCAGCCTTTGtgcctttgaaaacatttgcataaaaaaaaaataccgAATTAATTTCTGTCTAGCAACATTCAATGAAAACTCGTCTATTATTTAATGGAGGTACTTATTATAAAAGCCTCCACGGCAGTCCAAGATTAATATGTCAAATCCAATTGTACACATAGATGTGCAGAAATAAGCAAGGCATATCTATAGCTCATCGAAATGGTCCGTGAAACGAAACACAGGCAGGTTGTTTGCAAGAGTCCGACAGCCCTCGGCCTGCCTCTGTTCCAGCGGGGGTCTTTCCCTTGGCCATCCCTGACCCGCTGGCCCGTGGGCTGGCAGAGGGACCACCTTCCTCCCCAGCACCTGCCAGCGTGCCGCCGCACCGACATCCGCCGACATCGGGGCTCTAACAtacattttacattaaaataccACAAGAActtctggaaaacagcagcaaccgtacagaaggaaaaaaaaaaacaaaaacaaaacccaccccGGCACGCAGGGCTGGCATCTACGGAGGGACCGGCTGCTCCTTTCTGAGAACGTCAAACGGAGGGCAGCTTTTAATTTCCTGGAGAGCCGTGGCTCTGCCGCCCTCCCGCTCAGGGGCTGGTCCGGGCAGAACCCGGGCAGGGGTCCCTCGGCCACGGACCCCGCTCCCCGGGGCCGGGAGCGCCGGCAGAACCGGGCAGAACCCGAGCAGAGCCGCCCGCCTTCGCCGCTCCTGAAGGGCTAGGGGCTGCCAGCCCAGACTTTCCTCTGTGCTCTTTAGGAGCTCCTACTCACCTTCAAATAGAAGGCAATTGATTAGTTTCAGTTTCTCCTCCCAGGAGAGATCCGATACTTTCCCTGGGATCAAACGGACCCGAGAATAAAGGAGGGGGTCAGCCggagggaaagaaagagtgagaaaagagagaaagaaagaacaagagCAAGAGATGGAGGGGGAGAGGACGGAAAATtcaaagaaagggaaggaaggaaggaaggaaggaaggaaggaaggaaggaaggaaggaaggaaggaaggaaggaaggNNNNNNNNNNNNNNNNNNNNNNNNNNNNNNNNNNNNNNNNNNNNNNNNNNNNNNNgaaggaaggaaggaaggaaggaaggaaggaaggaaggaaggaaggaaggaaggaaggaaactgTTTAGACACACTGGAAGAGGACAGCAAGCTTAGACAGAAtggctttttgggtttttttcacaaacaaataaaaataaaagcagtttaagTAGAGCCTACGTACTCTTGCACATATAtgtacaaatacacacacagaaaaaggagaaatgattTATGCTTGAATTTCTGTGAGCCTTTCTCTTCCCAATGTTTACAAGGCGGGGCTCGATTTGCAAGTTGTACATCTGTTCGCTTCACGTGACATTTTCATAAAAGCTCTAACATCTGTTCAAAATAAACCTCCTTCAGGTACCTGCTTAACTTTTCACATGTCAAAATCCCTTCCCCTCTGAAGCACTCCTTTCCTCCACGGCTGCAGTCGCGTGTATTGCTCCTTTCTTGACTGCTTGTTTAATGACTCTGCCTCTGCCCGAATAGAACAAAGCAACCCTAAACATGAGGGGGCGACCCCGACCCTTCCCAAGAGCACCCTTCCTCATCTTGCCCCCTCCCACCTCCAGATTTCCCCGCATTAGGAGGGCAGAGCGGGTCTTATTCCCGCCGCACTGTTTCGCCTTGGGATTTCTGCAGCCCAGCAAACAGGATTTGCGGCCCCCCGCTCCAAGCAAACCATAGTCCTACTCGGGCTAATATTTTGTATGAATGCTGATAATACTCCCAAAGTGAAACGATCAGCACCTAATTGTCCCAAACCTATTCTGTTACTATTTCTGCTGTTATTAATTGCTCCTGTTACCCTCGTAGCCGTCTTTATCCCCGCGTGGTTCGCCTGAATTATTTGGagtaaaaaacttctttttttgtccGTGTCCATAGAGTGAACAAGGGAATTTTTGTAAAGTGTCTGCAAATTTAACGTCCCCTCTTTATGAAAACAATGGGGAAGTGTCCGCTAACCAAGACAAGACGACTACGTAGATAAGAATAGTGTAAGTGTTCCTGAGCTGGCGGAGGAGACAGGGAATTACCAAGAGAATGGGAAGCTTTTTCGCCGATCTGAATATTTAGTTTTGTTGCACGTTTTATTTCGGATTTTTAAACTGGTGTTACCATCATCATTAAGTTTCCGCAGCTTTATTGTTCTTGCTCTGTAAAACCGTTCTAAGCCTCCCGCAATGTCGATCACTTGGTCCTTATAAATGGtctgcttgtttgcttttaaaaaagaaaagggggacTTTTCTACAAGTGATTTTAACCTGCTCCACCTTCAAGTGACCTGCCAAATGCTCCTTCTTACTTTATAGACATCTGGGAATTCCATACACGCCTTAAACTCCAATTACACACCTTCTTCAAAGGACACGTGCTTTGATTTGCCAAGAACATTAAGTGGACTGAAGTCGAAAGAAGCTGGTGCAGAAGTTAATGTAAAATACATCCTGTGCCATGTTTACTGCGGGCAGGTTATGTgtgcagcaaataaaataagTCCTGATGGGATGTGGATGTGcgcatttatttttttttcttttgctttagcCTCTCGGATGCCTTTACGGGGTGGATTGGATTTGCcgtcaccaccaccaccacccgCTTCCCAAAGATGCTAATTTATGGCGGCAGCGCTCCCGCTCTCCCGGCGGGTCTGCTGCCTGCCGGAGCGGGCAGGTGAAGGGAGAGCCGTGTGAACCGGGCGGACTCAGCCACCGAGAGCGCCCGGGGGAGCGCCGGGGCCGGCAGCTGAGCCCGCTCCCGGGAATCGCCGAGCCCCGCGGTGGCTCGCCCCGGGAGGCAGGTGCCCGAGCTGCCGGCTCCGCAGGTGAGTCCCTCTCCCCCTGCGCTTTTCCGTGACTTTTGTGCCCCCGCCCTCTCCCTCCGTTTCCCCCCACATCCCCACGGCgcgtttgtttgtttttcttaaaattacagATGCAGGGAAAACCGCCTGACATCATGGGAGCGGGACAAGAGCGCACTTTGAAGGGCTCCTGGGCAGGACTTCAAGTGAAATCATACGCCGGGGAGGAATCCGATACCGGCTTGGAGAAAGCAGCGGGGCGGCCCCTGCCAAAGCCAGGAATGTGCGAGGGCCCTTGGCCGGCGCCCCCCGGCCGGCTCCCcgcaggaggagcagccccggccccgccgctccgAGCACCGCCAGCTCCGCCGGGCCCACCGGGCTGCCGAGCGGGCACGGACCGCTTAGTCCGCGAATAAACGGGACAGATTGATGCCTcggagaaaaaagaaaaaaaaaaaaggcaaaaaagggaAATCAATCAGGATTTCCAAAGGCAGAGTTAATTTTCCGATTGCAAGAGTGTTTAAAATTCCCAGAAGGCAAATTAACATacatattatttcttttttccttcagtaagCCTGACGTTGATTTAATCGCTTTTGGCTTTAGCCCGAGGAGTCCCCAATTGCAGTCCCCAATTTCAATCCAGGAGAAGGGGTATGCTCTTAGTTTTAAAACAGGtttatctctctcttttttttaaattttttttattactttttttttttttttaatgaggcaGAGGTAGCGGTTGTCAGCCTGTGCTCTTTCCCGGCTGACAAGTGGTGGTGAGTGCCTGCTGCCCAGGAATTCTGCAGCGCCGGCAGGGACTTGCTCGGAGGGACACAGAAGTTAGAAAGGAAGACCTGCCGGTGGCATCATAAGCCCCACTCATAGGAATTGGGGATTTTTCTCACTCGGGTGTTCAGCTTGCTGGGAAAGTGTTGCACCCGCTAGCCCAGAGGCCTCTTGCTGGTTGCAGCAGAGCCAGTCAGGTTTAAGTCCATCAAGCGGGGCCTCTCCCGATTTCTAAGGCCGAGCGCAGTTTGATTCGTGGCTTTTAAAGTTAACTTGATTTCTCGTTCATATTTCTCAGGAATCCCCTTCCACGAAACACGCCTTCTCCTCAGCACCGAGCAGCTCGTCTGGTTGGTTGCTTTTTTCATTCCCGGAACCTGTTTTCTTCCTAAATGTGAGGAGTTTTCCCCACCTTTCCCCGGCGTGATTTCTCCCCCAAAAGGAACAACCCAAACCTTGTATAACCTCCCAAATCCCCTTAGACCCACCGCCAAAGCTGTGCCGGCTCCCCGTGCCTCTCGCCTAGGCTGCAGCCGAGGTAACGCGGACAGATATTATCTGCACCTCGGCAGCCGGTGGCATCGGGGCCGGGGGTTCGGAATATCTGAGAGGGCAGCTTTGGGTGCCAGGGTGCCGGGGAAAGGCAGCGACCCTTCGGGAGCTCGCAGCggctttccctcctctccatcATTGAGAGCTGCGACCACCAGGGCCGTCATCTAATTTTCAAGTCCTCGCTAATCCGTCAGTGCAAACAAGTGCTGCGGGCTCTCTACTGTAAACATTGCTCACTGGCTTAAAATATGCCCGATATTATATTCACAATATTGTTATGATGGCAATAGACGGCAATATGTGGATGTGGAAACAAATACAGGCAATAAAGTCAACTCATGGGCTATGCAAACAGGCTCTGTCTTGAAAAAGTACCCCATCCTATTTACCCTAGGCACTGGCCGAACTCAGGCGGCGGAGTTCCTGTCTCCACGGAGGGCACGGCTCCGCTCCCAGGGCGGCAGCGGTCCCTGCGCACCTTCCGCGGCCGCGGAGGGGAGGAGACGCCGCTCCCCGCTCACTGCCCGGCTGCCAAGCGCTGGGAGATGAGCCAGTGACAGCAGAGACTCGCTCAGCTGTCCGGTTATAGGGGTtgaggtttggtttgggttgttttgttttctgtttgtttggtcgggtttttttttgtttataactTCCCTTTCACTTTCCTTCCGACCCCTCAGATCTGGAGGTTCCCTCTCTTTTGCAGCTCGGGCTCTCGCCGCATAGCGGGACCCGGCGGAAAGCATGGTGAAAAGAAAGAGGGGCAATATGCGCCCTACACgtagaaaaggagaagagggagGGTTAGAGTATCCCCCCGTGCTTTGCACAACGAAGATGTGATCGCtagtatatatattatataaaaccCTAGAGAGCAAAGCAGTTAAACATCACTTCCACCGGAAAACCCCACTCGCTAGACACTTTCCTATTTCAATCTCACTTTCTTTGACTTTGCCTCTGGATGGACGAATCCCTGTTTAAAACCGATGCCACTTCCTCAGTGATATCAGCAAAAGTACCTGCGCCGGGCGCTGGGGAACGGGCCCCGCTCCTGCCTCACATCTGGGGGGCAAAACACGAAGGCAGGGGTAGAGCTGGGCATTAAAACTCCGCTCCCCGCTCAACTCTGCCGTGCCTGGCGTAAAGATtaaagggggagagagagagaaagagagaagagacaaTACCTTCCTCTGCAGATGTAGTGAGCTTCAGCACAGAATCATAAAGCTGTCTCAATAAATAACGAGCCTGTGTCTGTCAGTAGCTAGTTTATTTGCGTTTTTCGCCTGGTTTGTTTATACTAGTGCCCCCTCTCTCTTGGGTGTCTTTACAGCTCAACAAGCAGGTATTTATCTACAGTTCTAACCCTGAGTTCTCAGAGAGACCAAACTTTAAGGttattaaaatttcagtcatatttatttattgcagaaaaataatatacaaagGTATTTACAAAACAATCATAAAAATAGGAATGCATTTAGACACCGGAtctatttgcattttaacaTGGGtcatcaataaataaataaaatgtttatttttttctcagaggaaaaataataataataaaaaagttagGAACCGGGTATATAACAGCTTGAGCCCAGCTTATTcccccctaaaaaaaaaaaaaaaaaaaaaaaaaagaccagaagAAGCATTAGTCATCTTGGGGAGGGAAAACTTGGATTTGGTATTGGTTTCATTCAAGAATGAAGAAAGTCCACAataatgtatttcctttcatCAGTGGCTCATAGGCACGACCTCTTGGGAATGCatgcatgcaaaaaaaaaaaaaaatagggcaaataaaaaaaaagttcaattCCAACATTCTTcgtcaaaattaaaaaaaaaataaaaaatcgAACGATTCAGACTTCTATCAGAATGCAGAGATGTGTGGATTGTACCGACGCCCAGAGGGTAGTCACTGTCCAAaacccttctctctttctctttccttaagTGCTCCCCACGCCCTGCTTTGAATTTGGATATTACTCTTCTAATTTCCAAGAAATCCTTGGTACATTTTTTGTTAGACAAGATCAAAAAAAATCGTATCCAACTTCAGAGTCTCTAGATTGTCCATTCTCTCCTTCTGTGGGAGCAATGTCATCTGCAAAAACCCAGAAAGGGCGGAAAACTCGTTACTGAAACGAAAGTTACACAAATATCTACCTACacctctctgtctctggaaacACCCGTATCGGACAGGAATGGAGAAGGGAGAACTCGCCGTGGGGGCCGTGCGGTGACCGTGTGACACCCCAGCCCGGCGGACCCTGTTGGCAGAGCCGAGGAAAGGGACTGCCGGGCAGACTCATCGGGAAGCACAACGGGAGGACATGGATTCACTTCAAAATATgagcagcagcggcggcggcggcagcaggagccatcccagcagcaggagccatcccagcagccctgctggctccGCAGCGTTTGGTGAAGAAGTGATCTCAGGCCGGCCCCATCTGGCTGGGGCACACCCGCACCGCCGCCGCCTCCCTCCCGCAGCCCAGCCCGCCGGCAGCGCCCGGCCACGCGTGGGCCCCGCGGGGCCCGGGCCGCACCTCGGGCCGCGCAGGAGGAGGGACACGCCGGAGCGGGGGAGGCACCTCCAGCCGCCCCGCTCTCCGGCCGCCCCAGCAAGCCAGGCCCCTCCGGGCGGGGTGCGGGCCCTCTCGCCCCACGGCCACGCGTGTCCGGCTCACGGCGCAGCCCGCGGCCTCTCGCCTCTCTCCCCCCTTTCTTCCCGCCAGTTTCGGGGTCCCTGTCTTACCTAGGGCTCCTGCCGGGGGGATGCGGGTGGGGGACGCCGCCTGCTAGTGGGATGCGGACATGGACCAGGCGCCCTCCATTCTCCACACCGAGAAGGCGTAGCTGAGCCGCTCGTGGGCCACATAGCTGCAGCTTGCCATCTTGGAGTCCAGCTCGTCGCTCTGTAAGACCTGGTAGAGGAAGTCGATGTACCTGGCCGCCAGCTTGAGGGTCTGGATCTTGCTCAGCTTGTCCGAGGGCAGCGTGGGGATGATCTTCCGCAGGGCGGCGAAGGCTTCGTTCAGCGACTGAGTGCGCTGCCGCTCCCGCACGTTGGCCATGACCCGCTGGGTCTGCAGCTCCTCGTAGGACTGGGggctgccgccgccgctgctgcttccgccgcccccgccgcccccgcccgccccgcacTTCTTGCCCCGCTTGCCTTGGGCCGGGCTGCAGGGCTCGTCCGCGGCCCCGACGGCGCCGCCGGCGCTGCGGCGGCTGGAGCGGCGCTTGCGCCCCCCTCTCTTGTTGTTGGGCAGTTGCTGCCGGTCCGGCTCCTCTTCGCTGTTGCTCAAGCTGTCGTCGGCGGGGGAGACTGGCGAGTTTGACTCGTCCTGCTGCATCATCTCTGGGGGGAGACGCGAGAAGCGGGCCGGGAGgggggggagggcagggagaagagggGGGCACCTAACCCGCCAGCTCCCCCTTGATCGGCTGCTTCGCTGGCCTGcgaggagaaggaggagggaaggaaggagggaggacCTCActttggggggaggggggatgGCATCAGgatccaagaggaaaaaaataaaaaggccaaccaaaaaaaaaaatccctcccgATCCCTCCTTGGAGCCCCTTCGAGGTGTCTGGGATTGGGAGAAAGTTGAAGACTTGGAGGTTCTTATAGCTCCTGCTGGCGGAAAGTTTGGGGGCAGCAGTGTCATTGGCCTGACGTGGAGAGGAGGGACTTTTGCTGAGTTTTATAGGAAAGTTTCCGCTTCCCCCCCTCCACGCCCTCccccaattatttttttcaagccaTTCACAAGTGATCTGGCTTCCCCACACGCACGCACATACATCCTTACTCCAGACTCTTTCTCCGTTTCCCTCTCCGTGGTTTCTCTCTCACACTCCTTCGGTTAGCACTCTGCTTTGGGGTGCTGCTGAGGGGCCGGCCCGGGGGTTCAGGGGGTGCCCAGCACCCCGTGCCCCCCTGCGGAGGGGT
The sequence above is drawn from the Parus major isolate Abel chromosome 2, Parus_major1.1, whole genome shotgun sequence genome and encodes:
- the TWIST1 gene encoding twist-related protein 1, translated to MMQQDESNSPVSPADDSLSNSEEEPDRQQLPNNKRGGRKRRSSRRSAGGAVGAADEPCSPAQGKRGKKCGAGGGGGGGGSSSGGGSPQSYEELQTQRVMANVRERQRTQSLNEAFAALRKIIPTLPSDKLSKIQTLKLAARYIDFLYQVLQSDELDSKMASCSYVAHERLSYAFSVWRMEGAWSMSASH